One Aliidiomarina minuta genomic region harbors:
- a CDS encoding EAL domain-containing protein has product MALMVDKSTKDREPILRAFGRVFIAIFLLAALAIGAFTWERSLNQQEQELQHVSRLMAQGLRSHFSTFEVILRGLADELVYRDVFNDSAAGDAYLERVQSSHVGIVGYGLVGLDGEFIATSTRNLLAPLPNIIHHGQTGESFSRVIEDERFHIGRPYYFEAVGEWIIPLRVPVYDQNNELAGVLTAGNRLDGGDASWARMSLPEGVQAVFLRDDGYVNYIHPVDDDPELLQAIFSSQVTEAMQELMLQGRGFFFHQRETAIGDYRRDYIWMEPVENYDLRVVSMAPRSKLIADWINSLILPMTLWLLSAFLTLLGYLRARRLLRKADVEIREKQAQLMLSVQQYDQLTRLIPIGVYQFRLTPEGKHQLTYTSQRFREIFRLSKDFDGVTIAQHVYEQLHPQDKEAFFTAQAHATKYTDKFYWEGRILADGEVYWANVHSVPSQESDSSGRLWNGVVIDVTEQKLAEEKINQLAYYDALTRLPNRRLLRERLEKAVLRSVEGEEYAALLFIDVDRFKQLNDSYGHAQGDLMLQEIGSRLHKLVRDRDTVSRLGGDEFVVLLSRLTNDADKAAAEVEVVLQKIERLLSEPFNFGQQTARITLSTGITLIDGRERDIDAILQQADQAMYRAKESGRNTQCFYDANIQRLITDQLELQRDLRLAIAEDQLQLYYQLQVDRYKQVAGVEALVRWHHPQRGMVMPGVFIHVAEQSDDIICLGDWILDRACRQLLEWQNHPQRFQWSIAVNVSVRQLRADDFADKVIETLQRTGARPDRLLLEITESMLLIDTEQVIQKMARLKKVGVRFSLDDFGTGYSSLGYLNRLPIDELKIDQSFVSDMTDDEHHQVLIRTILSLGKTLSLTTIAEGVETEQQFTILKALGCDRFQGYWFGRPVPAHELPEY; this is encoded by the coding sequence ATGGCATTAATGGTTGATAAATCGACAAAAGATCGGGAACCAATCCTGCGTGCCTTTGGCCGGGTATTCATTGCCATATTCTTATTGGCAGCTCTGGCTATTGGGGCCTTCACATGGGAGCGCAGCCTGAACCAGCAGGAGCAGGAACTGCAGCATGTCAGTCGCCTGATGGCACAGGGACTGCGCAGCCACTTTAGTACTTTTGAAGTTATTTTGCGGGGACTAGCGGATGAATTGGTTTATCGCGACGTATTTAATGACTCTGCTGCCGGTGATGCTTACCTGGAGCGGGTGCAAAGTTCACATGTTGGTATTGTAGGTTATGGTTTGGTTGGGCTTGATGGTGAGTTTATTGCCACTAGCACTCGTAATCTGCTAGCTCCGCTACCTAATATTATTCACCATGGACAAACTGGGGAAAGCTTTAGCCGAGTCATTGAAGATGAGCGTTTTCATATCGGCCGCCCTTATTACTTTGAGGCTGTAGGTGAATGGATCATTCCACTCCGGGTTCCTGTTTATGATCAGAATAATGAGCTGGCTGGTGTATTGACTGCCGGTAACCGTTTGGATGGCGGGGATGCAAGTTGGGCGAGGATGTCTTTGCCAGAAGGTGTCCAGGCGGTATTTCTGCGAGACGACGGTTATGTAAATTACATTCATCCGGTGGATGATGATCCTGAATTACTGCAGGCGATTTTTTCGAGTCAAGTAACTGAAGCTATGCAGGAGCTTATGTTGCAGGGCCGGGGCTTCTTTTTTCATCAACGGGAAACAGCTATTGGGGATTATCGACGGGATTATATCTGGATGGAGCCGGTAGAAAACTATGACCTTAGGGTAGTGAGCATGGCGCCCAGATCGAAGTTAATTGCCGATTGGATAAATAGCCTGATTTTACCCATGACCCTTTGGTTATTATCCGCTTTTTTGACGCTCCTGGGTTACTTGCGGGCCCGTCGTTTATTGAGAAAGGCAGACGTTGAAATACGGGAAAAGCAGGCTCAGCTGATGCTTTCAGTACAGCAGTACGACCAGCTAACCCGGTTGATTCCTATTGGAGTATATCAGTTTCGGCTCACCCCTGAAGGTAAGCACCAATTAACCTATACGAGTCAGCGCTTCCGTGAGATTTTTCGTTTAAGTAAAGACTTTGATGGAGTGACGATAGCACAGCATGTTTATGAACAACTTCATCCGCAGGATAAGGAGGCCTTTTTTACTGCCCAGGCTCATGCTACTAAGTACACCGATAAATTTTACTGGGAAGGACGTATTCTGGCTGATGGCGAAGTGTATTGGGCTAACGTACATTCAGTGCCTAGCCAGGAGTCGGACAGCAGCGGCCGTTTATGGAACGGTGTCGTCATTGATGTGACCGAACAGAAACTGGCTGAAGAAAAGATAAATCAGCTGGCATATTATGACGCTTTAACCCGACTCCCTAATCGTCGACTACTGCGGGAAAGACTTGAAAAGGCTGTATTACGGAGTGTCGAAGGCGAGGAGTATGCGGCGCTGCTCTTTATCGATGTGGACCGTTTTAAACAGCTGAATGACAGTTACGGTCATGCTCAGGGTGATTTGATGCTGCAGGAAATTGGTAGTCGCCTGCATAAACTGGTTAGGGATCGGGATACTGTCTCTCGTCTGGGCGGAGATGAGTTTGTGGTATTGCTGTCACGTTTGACTAATGATGCGGACAAAGCTGCTGCTGAGGTCGAAGTCGTACTACAGAAAATTGAACGCTTGTTGTCGGAGCCTTTTAATTTTGGCCAGCAGACAGCCCGTATTACCCTAAGTACAGGAATCACCCTGATTGATGGTCGCGAGCGTGATATCGATGCCATTTTGCAACAGGCGGATCAGGCAATGTACCGGGCGAAGGAGTCAGGTCGTAATACTCAGTGTTTTTATGATGCCAATATTCAGCGTTTAATCACCGATCAGCTTGAGTTACAACGTGACCTGAGACTAGCGATTGCTGAAGACCAGTTGCAATTGTATTACCAACTACAGGTTGATAGGTACAAGCAGGTGGCTGGAGTAGAGGCACTGGTCCGATGGCACCACCCGCAGCGGGGGATGGTGATGCCCGGGGTTTTTATTCACGTGGCAGAACAGTCGGATGATATTATTTGCCTGGGTGACTGGATTTTAGACCGCGCCTGTCGGCAGTTGCTGGAATGGCAGAACCATCCCCAGCGCTTTCAGTGGAGCATTGCCGTGAATGTCAGTGTGCGTCAACTAAGAGCCGATGACTTCGCGGACAAGGTAATTGAAACGTTGCAGCGAACCGGCGCCCGCCCCGACCGCTTATTGCTGGAAATCACTGAGTCGATGCTTTTAATTGATACTGAACAGGTGATTCAAAAAATGGCCCGTCTGAAAAAAGTTGGCGTGCGTTTCTCGCTGGATGATTTTGGTACGGGGTATTCGTCGCTGGGCTATCTCAATCGCCTGCCTATTGACGAGTTAAAAATCGATCAGAGCTTTGTGAGTGATATGA
- a CDS encoding outer membrane beta-barrel protein, translating into MNLKAMLVSILGLSLVASVATAQVPSFNYVGASYTEIEDGNINYDGFELEVSGRIGENWFLSGSYADISTSQAEVVFDDLDITYGRLGYIFIEDELAALYAGPQVQYLNFDGGLGSTSETDLGVFVGLRFIAAPRIELMTEASYIDMDNSITRFSAGARFYITPSLSAETQANFGDWSGFSLGINFHF; encoded by the coding sequence ATGAACTTAAAAGCAATGCTAGTGAGTATTCTCGGGTTGTCCCTAGTCGCATCTGTAGCGACCGCCCAGGTTCCTTCCTTTAACTATGTGGGCGCCAGCTACACTGAGATAGAAGATGGCAACATCAATTACGATGGTTTCGAGCTGGAAGTCTCTGGCCGAATCGGTGAAAATTGGTTTCTTTCTGGCAGTTATGCCGATATTTCAACCTCTCAGGCAGAAGTGGTTTTTGATGATCTGGATATCACCTATGGTCGGCTCGGTTATATTTTTATCGAAGATGAACTAGCGGCTTTATATGCAGGCCCCCAGGTGCAGTACCTTAACTTTGACGGTGGCCTTGGTTCCACCAGCGAAACCGACCTCGGGGTTTTTGTCGGCTTGCGTTTCATTGCCGCCCCCCGTATAGAACTAATGACTGAAGCCAGCTATATTGACATGGATAACAGCATAACTCGTTTTTCAGCAGGTGCCCGCTTCTATATAACACCCAGCCTGTCGGCTGAAACACAGGCTAATTTTGGCGACTGGAGTGGCTTCAGCCTGGGTATTAATTTCCATTTTTAA